A region of Sulfurimonas sp. DNA encodes the following proteins:
- a CDS encoding NifS family cysteine desulfurase translates to MQVYLDNNATTMVDPKVVEVMQPFFSEMYGNPNSLHKYGTAPHPALSKAIDQVYTALSASDNDDIVFTSCATESNNWVLQSVFTDKIVNGDKNHILTTEVEHPSILSTCKFLEQQGVKVTYLPVNDQGIVEAQTVKGFITDKTALVSIMWASNETGMLFPIKEIGEICKEKGVLFHSDAVQAIGKIRVDLQATNIDFVSMSAHKFHGPKGVGALYIKDSQALTPLLHGGEHMGGRRSGTLNVPLIVGMGEAIELATKDIEITGAKIREKRDRLEDALLELSDTFVVGDRWNRTPNTILISIRGVEGEGMLWDLNNGAIGAATGSACASEDLEANTVMLAIGADNELAHTGIRLSLSRFTTDEEVDYTIAHFKGAVTRLRAISSSFAKQQPTKGGEVQECELHHH, encoded by the coding sequence ATGCAAGTATATTTAGATAATAATGCTACAACGATGGTTGACCCAAAAGTTGTAGAGGTGATGCAGCCATTTTTTAGTGAAATGTATGGTAATCCCAACTCACTTCACAAATATGGAACCGCACCACATCCAGCTTTAAGTAAAGCGATAGACCAAGTATATACAGCCCTAAGTGCTAGTGATAATGATGATATAGTTTTCACATCATGTGCAACAGAGTCAAACAACTGGGTTTTACAGTCTGTTTTTACAGACAAAATAGTAAACGGAGACAAAAACCATATACTAACAACAGAAGTTGAACACCCTTCAATTCTTTCAACCTGTAAGTTCTTGGAACAACAAGGTGTAAAAGTCACTTACCTTCCTGTAAATGATCAAGGTATAGTTGAAGCTCAAACTGTAAAAGGTTTTATAACAGATAAAACAGCTTTAGTTTCTATTATGTGGGCTTCAAACGAAACAGGAATGCTTTTCCCTATAAAAGAAATAGGAGAGATTTGTAAGGAAAAAGGTGTACTTTTTCACTCAGATGCTGTTCAAGCCATTGGTAAAATTAGAGTTGATTTACAAGCTACAAATATTGATTTTGTAAGTATGTCTGCTCATAAGTTTCATGGTCCAAAGGGTGTAGGCGCTTTATATATTAAAGATTCTCAAGCTTTAACTCCACTTTTACATGGTGGAGAGCATATGGGCGGTCGTCGTTCAGGTACTTTAAATGTTCCTCTTATAGTTGGTATGGGTGAAGCGATAGAGCTTGCTACTAAAGATATAGAGATAACAGGTGCAAAAATCAGAGAAAAAAGAGACCGTTTAGAAGATGCTCTGCTTGAACTTAGTGATACTTTTGTAGTTGGTGATAGATGGAACCGTACTCCAAATACTATACTTATTTCGATTCGTGGAGTTGAAGGTGAAGGTATGCTTTGGGATTTAAATAATGGTGCAATAGGTGCAGCAACAGGTTCGGCTTGTGCAAGTGAAGATTTGGAAGCTAACACAGTTATGCTTGCAATCGGTGCTGATAACGAACTAGCACATACGGGTATAAGACTAAGTCTTTCTCGTTTTACAACAGATGAAGAGGTTGATTATACAATCGCTCATTTTAAAGGTGCAGTTACAAGATTAAGAGCTATTTCAAGCTCATTTGCAAAACAGCAACCAACTAAAGGTGGTGAAGTTCAAGAATGTGAACTTCACCATCACTAA
- a CDS encoding ATP-binding protein, translated as MKNCVGQVVRGNDFWDRKIELETIWDAIDSGSHILLVAPRRVGKTSIMHKIKDEPKDGYIVIYIDTESADNENEFWHKLFNAMMEEDFINKLKSKSKVFYSKLINIKIKKVSAFGVEFEDGKTLDYAFAFETLVKDLDIDKKLIIMIDEFAQTIENIIKYEDVKNANSLLKAHRSLRQNPKVSEKVTFVYAGSIGLESVVSKINSIKIINDLNNVKILPLLKSEAYKFTNQLCSSVKIEMNKDAINYFLGKVEWLIPFYIQLLIQQLKILLREDRKRVIDNKAINEAIDKALEHRSYFESWQTKLRESFSNNEYLFVKEILNIISENNIMEYSQIINIATKHSLNEDEAKDMIHTLIYDGYINNNENPKVYRYNSPILRQWWNKNVAN; from the coding sequence ATGAAAAACTGCGTTGGACAAGTTGTCAGAGGTAATGATTTTTGGGATAGAAAAATAGAACTAGAAACTATTTGGGATGCCATAGATTCTGGTAGTCATATTCTTCTTGTTGCACCAAGAAGAGTTGGTAAAACTTCTATTATGCATAAGATTAAAGATGAACCAAAAGATGGTTATATAGTCATTTATATTGATACTGAATCCGCAGATAATGAGAATGAATTTTGGCATAAACTATTTAATGCGATGATGGAAGAAGATTTTATAAATAAATTAAAATCAAAATCAAAAGTTTTTTATTCAAAATTAATAAATATAAAGATAAAAAAGGTATCTGCATTTGGAGTAGAGTTTGAAGATGGCAAAACTCTTGATTATGCATTTGCATTTGAGACCTTAGTTAAAGATTTAGACATAGACAAAAAGCTAATTATTATGATAGATGAGTTTGCCCAAACTATTGAAAATATTATAAAATACGAAGATGTAAAAAATGCAAATAGCCTCTTGAAAGCACATCGTTCACTAAGACAAAATCCCAAAGTGTCAGAAAAGGTCACATTTGTATATGCTGGTTCTATTGGTTTAGAGAGTGTTGTCTCTAAGATAAACTCAATTAAAATTATCAATGATTTAAACAATGTAAAAATACTACCACTATTAAAATCTGAAGCTTATAAATTTACAAATCAACTCTGCTCTAGTGTAAAAATAGAGATGAATAAAGATGCTATAAACTATTTTTTAGGAAAAGTAGAATGGCTAATACCATTTTACATACAACTATTAATCCAGCAATTAAAGATACTCTTACGAGAAGATAGGAAAAGAGTAATTGATAACAAAGCCATAAATGAAGCTATAGATAAAGCACTAGAACATAGAAGTTATTTTGAGTCTTGGCAGACAAAATTAAGAGAGTCATTTTCTAATAATGAGTATCTATTTGTCAAAGAAATTTTAAATATTATTTCTGAAAATAATATCATGGAATATTCGCAGATAATAAATATAGCCACTAAGCATTCCCTCAATGAAGATGAAGCTAAAGATATGATTCATACGCTTATTTATGATGGGTATATAAACAATAATGAAAATCCTAAAGTTTATAGATACAACTCTCCAATACTAAGACAATGGTGGAATAAAAATGTTGCAAACTAA
- a CDS encoding 3-isopropylmalate dehydratase large subunit, translated as MAQTITEKIFSQHVGHEVFAGEIIRSKIDMVIGNDITTPISISAFNLSGAEKLANPDGFSIVLDHFIPAKDIASANQARISRDFAKKHKLKNFFDEKDMGIEHALLPEKGLVVPGDVIIGADSHTCTHGALGAFSTGMGSTDLAFAMISGGNWFKVPESIKVNLSGKPQTHTTGKDIILEIIRLLGVDGALYQTLEFTGSTIEYLNMDDRFSMCNMAIEAGAKSGIIAYDDVTKEFLADKNLAREPRIHYSDEDASYVRVLEIDVANLEPVIAYPFLPSNGHPISKAVKDKIKIDQAFIGSCTNGRLGDLKIAAEILKGKRVHEDVRLIVTPATQRILKEAYKLGYIDIIIDAGGVVSNPTCGACLGGYMGILGDNEIAVSTTNRNFVGRMGSRSSKVYLANSAVAATSAISGYISDPRV; from the coding sequence ATGGCTCAAACTATAACAGAAAAAATATTTTCCCAACATGTCGGACATGAAGTTTTTGCTGGAGAAATTATCCGCTCAAAAATTGACATGGTTATCGGTAACGATATTACTACTCCTATTTCTATCTCTGCTTTTAATTTAAGTGGCGCAGAAAAATTAGCAAATCCTGATGGATTTTCAATCGTTCTTGACCATTTCATTCCTGCAAAAGATATAGCATCTGCAAACCAAGCTAGAATCTCTCGTGACTTTGCAAAAAAGCATAAACTTAAAAATTTTTTTGATGAAAAGGATATGGGAATCGAACATGCACTTTTACCGGAAAAAGGACTTGTTGTTCCGGGTGATGTAATCATCGGTGCAGATTCACATACTTGTACACATGGTGCTTTAGGAGCATTTTCAACAGGTATGGGTTCAACTGACTTAGCTTTTGCGATGATTAGCGGAGGAAACTGGTTTAAAGTTCCTGAATCTATAAAAGTAAACCTAAGTGGAAAACCACAAACTCACACAACTGGTAAAGATATTATTTTAGAAATTATTCGCCTTCTTGGTGTTGATGGAGCCTTGTATCAAACACTAGAATTTACTGGTTCTACAATAGAATATCTAAACATGGATGATAGATTTTCTATGTGTAATATGGCAATTGAAGCTGGAGCAAAAAGTGGAATAATTGCTTATGATGATGTAACTAAAGAGTTTCTTGCGGATAAAAACTTAGCTAGAGAACCTCGTATTCACTACTCTGATGAAGATGCTTCTTATGTAAGAGTATTAGAAATTGATGTTGCTAATCTTGAACCTGTTATAGCTTACCCATTTTTACCATCCAATGGGCATCCAATTAGCAAGGCAGTAAAAGATAAAATAAAAATTGACCAAGCTTTTATTGGAAGCTGTACAAATGGTCGTTTAGGTGATTTAAAAATTGCAGCAGAAATACTAAAAGGAAAGAGAGTTCACGAAGATGTTCGTCTAATCGTAACTCCAGCAACTCAAAGAATTTTAAAAGAAGCATATAAACTTGGCTATATAGATATCATAATAGATGCAGGGGGAGTTGTTTCAAACCCAACTTGTGGAGCTTGTCTTGGTGGATATATGGGAATACTTGGAGATAATGAAATAGCAGTTTCAACAACTAACCGTAACTTTGTAGGACGCATGGGTTCAAGAAGTTCTAAAGTATATCTTGCAAACTCTGCTGTTGCAGCAACTTCTGCAATAAGCGGTTATATTAGTGACCCAAGAGTTTAA
- a CDS encoding iron-sulfur cluster assembly scaffold protein: MAKSDMLGESLWDAYSNKVTTLMNNPQHQGEIFEAEAEERGNKLIVADFGAESCGDAVRLYWEIDPKTDKIINSKFKSFGCGTAIASSDVMTEMCIGKTVQEAVKITNIDVELALRDDPDTPAVPPQKMHCSVMAYDVIKKAAGLYMGVDAESFEDEIIVCECARVSLGTLQEVIRLNDLTTIEQITDYTKAGGFCKSCIKPGGHESREYYLVDILRDTRKEMDEEKMKAAADAGADGDFATMTLVQQIKAVDAVIDESVRQFLVMDGGDMEVIDIKNSDEHIDIYIRYLGACNGCASSSTGTLYAIESTLKEKLSKNIRVLPI, from the coding sequence ATGGCAAAAAGTGATATGTTAGGCGAAAGCCTTTGGGATGCGTACTCAAATAAAGTTACAACTCTTATGAATAACCCTCAGCATCAAGGAGAAATCTTTGAAGCAGAGGCAGAGGAACGCGGTAATAAACTTATTGTTGCTGATTTTGGTGCAGAATCATGTGGAGATGCTGTTCGTCTTTACTGGGAAATTGATCCTAAGACTGACAAGATTATAAATTCAAAATTTAAATCTTTTGGTTGTGGTACTGCTATTGCATCTTCAGATGTAATGACTGAAATGTGTATTGGTAAAACTGTACAAGAAGCTGTAAAAATTACAAATATTGATGTTGAACTAGCTCTAAGAGATGACCCAGATACTCCAGCAGTCCCACCGCAAAAAATGCACTGTTCAGTTATGGCTTATGATGTTATCAAAAAGGCAGCTGGACTTTATATGGGTGTAGATGCAGAGAGTTTTGAAGATGAAATCATAGTTTGTGAATGTGCTAGAGTTAGCCTTGGCACACTTCAAGAAGTAATTCGTTTAAATGATTTAACAACAATTGAGCAAATTACTGACTACACAAAAGCTGGTGGTTTTTGTAAGAGCTGTATTAAGCCAGGTGGACATGAAAGTAGAGAGTATTATTTAGTAGATATTCTTAGAGATACTAGAAAAGAGATGGATGAAGAAAAAATGAAAGCAGCAGCAGATGCTGGTGCAGATGGTGATTTTGCTACTATGACTCTAGTTCAACAAATCAAAGCAGTAGATGCTGTAATTGATGAAAGTGTTCGCCAGTTCCTAGTTATGGATGGTGGAGATATGGAAGTTATTGATATTAAAAACTCTGATGAGCATATTGATATTTATATTCGTTATTTGGGTGCTTGTAATGGATGTGCTTCAAGTTCAACTGGTACGCTTTATGCAATTGAGTCAACATTAAAAGAAAAACTTTCTAAAAATATCCGCGTTTTACCAATTTAA
- a CDS encoding RNA methyltransferase → MKLIKIDTINIEELQIYHQLRDKAFTSDNSFIADSPKVVNILLQTDIKVKSILATSKYYDEFNELILQKDIDKLYVASKEQMQSIVGHKIHHNCMLHGVRPPESSLSELGEQIIMLDNITSSENVGSIARSAAGFGVSSYLIPKQSPHPFARRALRVSMGYASRLKINRYEDIFVTIKDLKKDGYRIYAAEVSLDAIKLSSVKPSKKWVILMGHEGKGISKEVLEICDEIVSIEMSEDVKSFNVGVAASIMMYQFVNKV, encoded by the coding sequence ATGAAATTGATTAAAATTGATACGATAAATATAGAAGAATTACAAATATATCATCAGCTTAGGGATAAAGCATTTACAAGCGATAATAGCTTTATAGCAGACTCCCCAAAAGTTGTGAATATACTTTTACAAACTGACATAAAAGTTAAAAGTATTTTAGCCACTAGTAAGTATTATGATGAGTTTAACGAGTTGATTTTACAAAAAGATATTGATAAACTTTATGTCGCTTCAAAAGAGCAGATGCAAAGTATAGTTGGGCATAAAATTCATCATAATTGTATGCTTCATGGTGTTCGTCCTCCAGAGAGTTCTCTTAGTGAGTTGGGTGAGCAAATCATAATGCTTGATAATATAACTTCAAGTGAAAATGTGGGTTCTATTGCTAGAAGTGCGGCAGGGTTTGGAGTTAGTTCATACTTAATTCCAAAACAATCACCACATCCATTTGCAAGACGGGCTTTAAGAGTCTCCATGGGTTACGCATCTAGACTAAAGATAAATAGATATGAAGATATATTTGTAACAATAAAAGATTTAAAAAAAGATGGTTATAGAATATATGCAGCGGAAGTGAGTCTAGATGCCATAAAGCTTTCAAGTGTAAAGCCTAGTAAAAAATGGGTGATTTTAATGGGGCATGAGGGGAAAGGAATATCTAAAGAAGTCTTAGAAATATGTGATGAAATTGTAAGCATAGAAATGAGTGAAGATGTTAAAAGTTTTAATGTAGGAGTAGCGGCATCTATAATGATGTATCAGTTTGTAAATAAGGTATAA
- a CDS encoding 2OG-Fe(II) oxygenase: MYQKQYEQITDALVNDGYVVITDALEKKLPSALLNEAKNEQDFKRAGISGLGDLHLDSNRRRDKIHWLSRSADAQASFLDFASGLQEYLNKELYLGLSYYESHFAIYDKGAFYEKHLDSFKNSKNRVVTTVYYLNEDWTDNDGGELVVYDEDDNFLAKVKPDANTLIVFMSEKFPHEVLPAKRKRYSIAGWFRIDKV; encoded by the coding sequence ATGTATCAAAAACAATATGAACAGATCACAGATGCTCTTGTAAATGATGGTTATGTAGTTATTACAGATGCTCTTGAAAAAAAACTCCCCTCAGCTCTTTTAAATGAAGCAAAAAATGAGCAAGACTTTAAAAGAGCAGGTATTTCTGGTTTGGGAGATTTGCATCTAGATAGCAATAGACGAAGAGATAAGATTCATTGGTTAAGCAGAAGTGCAGATGCTCAAGCTAGTTTTTTAGATTTTGCATCTGGACTACAAGAGTATCTAAACAAAGAGTTGTATCTTGGACTATCTTATTATGAAAGTCACTTCGCTATCTATGATAAGGGCGCGTTTTATGAGAAGCATCTAGACTCTTTTAAAAACTCTAAAAATCGTGTTGTAACAACAGTTTACTATCTAAATGAAGATTGGACTGACAATGACGGTGGAGAGCTTGTTGTTTATGATGAAGATGATAATTTTTTAGCAAAAGTAAAACCAGATGCTAACACACTCATAGTCTTTATGAGTGAGAAATTTCCGCATGAAGTCCTACCAGCAAAGAGAAAAAGATACTCAATCGCAGGTTGGTTTAGAATAGATAAAGTTTAA
- the mobA gene encoding molybdenum cofactor guanylyltransferase MobA: MINTPCVIFAGGRSSRMKEDKSLLPFAGFSTLTQYQYSRLNKIFKTVYISCKDKSKFDFEANFIEDIKTDNIFAPTAGFVAVFKELKKERFFVLSVDAPFVSEKEIREIFSADTKSTDATIAKTSFGMHPMCGIYHSSLETDFIKMLKEDNHKLGFLLKSSNTLYVNFNDEITFCNLNHPHEYQEALDRI; encoded by the coding sequence ATGATTAATACCCCTTGTGTCATCTTTGCAGGTGGAAGAAGTAGCAGAATGAAAGAAGATAAATCTCTTCTTCCTTTTGCTGGATTTTCTACTCTTACCCAATACCAATACTCTCGCCTTAATAAAATTTTTAAAACCGTATATATCTCATGTAAAGACAAAAGCAAGTTTGACTTTGAAGCAAATTTCATAGAAGATATAAAAACAGATAATATTTTTGCTCCAACTGCTGGATTTGTTGCGGTCTTTAAGGAGTTAAAGAAAGAGCGTTTTTTTGTACTTAGCGTAGATGCTCCTTTTGTTAGTGAAAAAGAAATTCGTGAAATATTTAGTGCAGATACAAAAAGTACAGATGCTACTATTGCAAAAACAAGCTTTGGAATGCACCCAATGTGTGGCATCTACCACTCTTCTTTAGAAACCGATTTTATCAAGATGCTCAAAGAAGATAATCATAAACTTGGCTTTTTACTTAAGTCATCAAACACTCTCTATGTCAATTTTAATGATGAGATAACCTTTTGTAATTTAAATCATCCTCATGAATATCAAGAAGCCTTAGACCGTATTTAA
- a CDS encoding ATP-binding protein codes for MLQTNYVRYKYTPDEMSEDEFLERFVVREDIFNDIFEDLKSSDDSNTNQHYIIIGQRGQGKTTLLRKLQIEVKNDDELSKFLLPIKFAEEQYQIRSLCRLWEEVAEYLQTLYEYEFSTILDDMEKHFEDDDYDLQCFSYLESVVKAKGKKLLLLIDNVDELIGKLSEKEQRRLREILISSSIFRIVGGSTKMLEHHHDYSKAFYEYFKIIKLKSLNSKESREFLLSIARDEQKEKIQNVIENSPARIETLRRITGGVPRTLVMLFDIFLDEDGNAFDDLLKILDEATPLYKHRMDDLPSGLQEIVHTIAINWDGMLTNEIAKKTRESSKSVSAQLKKLEKYEIVESESIGKNKIYKIKERFFNIWYLMRFGRKKDRQRVEWLVKFLEAWCTEDELEERAVKFIGKIKKNTLSPIYIYNMTEALSYAGLDIETEQSLKNEARAYLRSINSNYGEDLSDSDLEIIIKSLDKIEEPEEALKILLSSNKNSAFISLQIATCYVLKNQYDLAEVYIKKGVTKIGDNPEINDYLTFYLIRGIGLERANELIVNNNKISAINRVNTLLWKEKFSKSYKEFLEYLEYESCDFFEDLEVLYLTLLISKGQYYQAKKFLEMPEYQLKERYKPIWYALMTLMQDDFPNEIKKMGSELKESVDEVLKEIEVYKEKYAI; via the coding sequence ATGTTGCAAACTAATTATGTAAGGTATAAATATACTCCAGATGAGATGAGTGAAGATGAGTTTTTAGAGAGGTTTGTTGTCAGAGAAGATATATTTAATGATATCTTCGAAGATTTAAAGTCATCAGATGATAGCAATACAAATCAGCACTATATAATCATAGGTCAAAGAGGACAGGGCAAAACAACACTGCTTAGAAAATTACAGATAGAAGTTAAAAATGATGATGAACTGTCTAAATTTTTACTACCTATAAAATTTGCGGAAGAACAGTATCAAATTCGCTCTTTATGTAGGTTATGGGAAGAAGTTGCTGAGTATCTTCAGACTTTATATGAATATGAATTTAGCACTATATTAGACGATATGGAAAAGCATTTTGAAGATGATGATTATGATTTACAATGTTTTTCATACTTAGAATCAGTTGTAAAAGCTAAGGGTAAAAAACTACTTTTACTCATAGATAATGTAGATGAGTTGATAGGTAAACTTAGTGAAAAAGAGCAAAGACGATTAAGGGAGATTCTTATAAGTTCGTCTATCTTTCGTATAGTTGGTGGTTCTACTAAGATGCTAGAGCATCATCATGACTACTCAAAAGCTTTTTATGAGTACTTTAAAATCATAAAACTAAAAAGTTTGAACTCAAAAGAAAGTAGAGAGTTTTTACTTAGCATCGCAAGAGATGAGCAAAAAGAGAAGATACAAAATGTTATAGAAAACTCTCCCGCTAGAATAGAAACACTTAGAAGAATAACAGGTGGAGTTCCTAGAACTTTAGTGATGCTGTTTGATATATTTTTAGATGAAGATGGAAATGCTTTTGATGATTTGCTTAAAATACTTGATGAAGCTACACCTCTTTATAAACATCGAATGGATGATTTACCCTCAGGACTTCAAGAGATAGTTCATACAATTGCAATAAACTGGGATGGGATGCTAACAAATGAGATAGCTAAAAAGACAAGAGAATCAAGTAAGTCAGTCTCAGCTCAACTCAAAAAACTTGAAAAGTATGAGATAGTTGAGTCAGAGTCCATAGGAAAAAATAAGATATACAAAATAAAAGAGAGATTTTTTAATATTTGGTACCTAATGCGTTTTGGTAGAAAAAAAGACAGACAGAGAGTTGAGTGGCTAGTTAAGTTTTTAGAGGCATGGTGTACTGAGGACGAGTTGGAAGAGAGGGCAGTTAAGTTTATAGGTAAAATTAAAAAAAACACCCTTAGTCCTATTTATATATATAATATGACGGAAGCTTTAAGCTATGCAGGGTTAGATATAGAGACTGAACAATCTTTGAAAAATGAAGCAAGAGCTTATCTTAGAAGTATCAACTCTAATTATGGTGAAGACTTATCTGACTCTGATTTGGAAATAATAATTAAGTCCTTGGATAAAATTGAAGAACCAGAAGAAGCCTTAAAAATATTATTAAGTTCAAATAAAAATAGTGCATTTATAAGTCTACAAATTGCTACATGTTATGTGTTGAAAAATCAATATGATTTAGCAGAAGTTTATATTAAAAAAGGAGTAACTAAAATAGGAGATAATCCTGAGATAAATGATTATTTGACATTTTATTTAATAAGAGGAATAGGATTAGAAAGAGCAAATGAACTTATAGTAAATAATAATAAGATATCAGCAATTAATAGAGTAAATACTTTATTATGGAAAGAAAAATTCTCAAAAAGTTATAAAGAATTTTTAGAATATCTTGAATATGAAAGTTGTGATTTTTTCGAAGATTTAGAAGTATTATATTTGACTCTATTAATCTCAAAAGGACAATATTATCAAGCAAAAAAATTCCTAGAGATGCCAGAGTATCAACTAAAAGAGAGATATAAACCAATTTGGTATGCATTGATGACACTTATGCAAGATGATTTTCCAAATGAGATAAAGAAGATGGGTAGTGAACTTAAAGAAAGTGTTGATGAGGTACTAAAAGAGATTGAAGTCTATAAAGAGAAATATGCTATTTAA
- a CDS encoding cytochrome b/b6 domain-containing protein, with the protein MKYSLYFRIWHWLHAFIILGLLATVFLRKTFLSWRTNSEILLNKLAEIDIEITASQAKVLAKAVRAGMWEWHIIFGYTLVVLIAFRIYLMFKDTSNRESFFDLTLHKKAVFLSYFFIYGTLIFMSISGFIIYFYQALGLLKTTAHDIKEIHELVFQVIMYFVPLHIIGVIIAENRDEKGLTSSMLHGKEL; encoded by the coding sequence ATGAAATACTCACTATACTTTAGAATCTGGCATTGGCTTCATGCTTTTATTATTTTGGGACTTCTAGCAACTGTTTTTTTGCGTAAAACTTTTTTGAGTTGGAGAACTAACTCTGAAATACTATTAAATAAATTAGCAGAAATAGATATAGAAATAACAGCAAGTCAAGCAAAAGTTTTAGCAAAAGCTGTTCGTGCCGGTATGTGGGAGTGGCATATTATTTTTGGTTATACTCTTGTTGTTTTGATTGCTTTTAGAATCTACCTAATGTTTAAAGACACTTCAAATAGAGAAAGCTTTTTTGATTTAACTTTGCATAAAAAAGCAGTTTTTCTATCTTACTTTTTTATCTATGGAACTCTTATTTTTATGAGTATAAGCGGTTTTATCATCTATTTTTATCAAGCCTTAGGACTTCTAAAAACTACCGCTCACGATATAAAAGAGATTCATGAGTTAGTATTTCAAGTCATTATGTATTTTGTGCCTCTACATATAATAGGCGTTATTATTGCTGAGAATAGAGATGAAAAAGGATTGACCTCTAGTATGCTTCATGGAAAAGAACTTTAA
- the moaC gene encoding cyclic pyranopterin monophosphate synthase MoaC, producing MNLTHLDENQRPKMVDVSDKDNTTRIAVASGIIEMSQDAYGAIVNEKTKKGPVLQTAVIAAIMGVKKTSELIPMCHPLNLSGINCDIEELSTLPGFKLTVTAKLTGQTGVEMEALTGTSLGLLTIYDMVKAIDKGMIIRNVQLEKKSGGKSGDFKR from the coding sequence ATGAATTTAACACATTTAGACGAAAACCAGAGACCTAAAATGGTCGATGTAAGTGACAAAGACAATACAACAAGAATTGCTGTAGCCTCAGGAATAATAGAGATGAGTCAAGATGCTTATGGCGCAATAGTAAACGAGAAAACAAAAAAAGGACCTGTTTTACAAACTGCTGTAATCGCAGCAATTATGGGTGTTAAAAAAACAAGTGAACTTATCCCTATGTGTCATCCTTTAAATCTTAGTGGGATAAACTGTGATATTGAAGAACTTTCTACATTGCCAGGATTTAAACTAACAGTAACAGCAAAACTTACAGGTCAAACTGGCGTAGAGATGGAAGCACTTACAGGAACGAGTCTTGGTCTGCTAACAATCTATGATATGGTGAAAGCCATAGATAAAGGCATGATTATTCGTAATGTTCAACTAGAAAAAAAATCCGGAGGTAAAAGTGGAGATTTTAAACGATAG
- a CDS encoding DUF493 domain-containing protein produces the protein MEILNDRTDKLELQYPCSWTYKLISLEKKALQKAVHDVISEREHKLIHSKNSKAGKYISMSLDLLVHNEDDRNFIYEALKAHQNIKMVL, from the coding sequence GTGGAGATTTTAAACGATAGAACTGACAAATTAGAACTCCAATATCCATGCTCTTGGACATATAAGCTAATCTCATTAGAAAAGAAAGCTTTACAAAAAGCAGTTCATGATGTGATTTCTGAGAGAGAACATAAGTTAATTCACTCAAAAAACTCAAAAGCTGGAAAATATATAAGCATGAGTCTTGACCTACTTGTTCACAATGAAGATGATAGAAACTTTATATATGAAGCTCTCAAAGCCCATCAAAACATAAAAATGGTATTATAA